Proteins from a genomic interval of Salmo trutta chromosome 39, fSalTru1.1, whole genome shotgun sequence:
- the LOC115179340 gene encoding uncharacterized protein LOC115179340 isoform X8: MLLSKQTNLLANMPKLTLIELCFWIYVAQNVVSGGDLYHKVGGELVLKPDKSTVPDPITSILWKHGKYKVAEWDNAFGGLDIYAAFKDRTTLDQTTGELRISGLMKTDSGVYSVEFNSKLFDKTYTLSVINAVHKPTITSSCNPDKTICTLTCEGDTTDAEPVTYSWKVGEGAWEVLGKQLIFSKSNTGKSNSGYKYICKLKNAVSGDVSEPVGEVFCSGDLYHKVGGELVLKPDKSTVTDPITSILWKHGKYKVAEWDKDFGGLDIYAAFKDRTTLDQTTGELRISGLMKTDSGVYSVEFNSKLFDKTYTLSVINSVRKPTITSSCNPDKTFCTLTCEGDTTDAEPVTYSWKVGEGAWEVLGKQLIFSKSNTGKSNSGYKYICKLKNAVSGDVSEPVGEVFCSGDLYHKVGGELVLKPDKSTVTDPITSILWKHGKYKVAEWDKDFGGLDIYAAFKDRTTLDQTTGELRISGLMKTDSGVYSVEFNSKLFDKTYTLSVINSVRKPTITSSCNPDKTFCTLTCEGDTTDAEPVTYSWKVGEGAWEVLDKQMNVSKSDTGNSTNCYKYICKLKNSVSGDVSEPVGEVFGPEPSTVGGVVGGVVRGLLVTTLAITIIVL; encoded by the exons ATGTTATTATCTAAACAAACAAACTTATTAGCAAATATGCCCAAACTAACGCTCATCGAATTGTGCTTCTGGATTTATGTGGCGCAAAATGTGGTTTCCGGAG GTGATCTTTACCATAAAGTGGGTGGTGAGCTCGTGTTGAAACCAGACAAGTCCACAGTGCCTGACCCCATCACAAGCATCCTATGGAAGCATGGGAAGTACAAGGTGGCAGAGTGGGACAATGCTTTTGGTGGTCTGGACATCTATGCTGCCTTCAAAGATCGCAcaaccctggaccagactactggaGAGCTGAGAATCAGTGGATTGATGAAAACAGACAGTGGAGTTTATTCTGTGGAGTTCAACAGCAAACTGTTTGACAAAACATATACACTGTCTGTTATCA ACGCAGTCCATAAACCCACAATCACTTCTTCCTGTAACCCAGACAAAACCATCTGCACTCTGACCTGTGAGGGGGACACCACTGATGCTGAACCTGTCACCTACAGCTGGAAAGTGGGAGAGGGGGCGTGGGAGGTCTTAGGCAAACAGCTGATTTTCTCTAAGAGCAACACTGGCAAATCAAACAGCGGTTACAAGTACATCTGCAAGCTGAAGAACGCTGTTAGTGGGGACGTCAGTGAGCCAGTTGGAGAGGTGTTTTGTTCAGGT GATCTTTATCATAAAGTGGGTGGTGAGCTCGTGTTGAAACCAGACAAGTCCACAGTGACTGACCCCATCACAAGCATCCTATGGAAGCATGGGAAGTACAAGGTGGCAGAGTGGGACAAGGATTTTGGTGGTCTGGACATCTATGCTGCCTTCAAAGATCGCAcaaccctggaccagactactggaGAGCTGAGAATCAGTGGATTGATGAAAACAGACAGTGGAGTTTATTCTGTGGAGTTCAACAGCAAACTGTTTGACAAGACATATACACTGTCTGTTATca ACTCAGTCCGCAAACCCACAATCACTTCTTCCTGTAACCCAGACAAAACCTTCTGCACTCTGACCTGTGAAGGCGACACCACTGATGCTGAACCTGTCACCTACAGCTGGAAAGTGGGAGAGGGGGCGTGGGAGGTCTTAGGCAAACAGCTGATTTTCTCTAAGAGCAACACTGGCAAATCAAACAGCGGTTACAAGTACATCTGCAAGCTGAAGAACGCTGTTAGTGGGGACGTCAGTGAGCCAGTTGGAGAGGTGTTTTGTTCAGGT GATCTTTATCATAAAGTGGGTGGTGAGCTCGTGTTGAAACCAGACAAGTCCACAGTGACTGACCCCATCACAAGCATCCTATGGAAGCATGGGAAGTACAAGGTGGCAGAGTGGGACAAGGATTTTGGTGGTCTGGACATCTATGCTGCCTTCAAAGATCGCAcaaccctggaccagactactggaGAGCTGAGAATCAGTGGATTGATGAAAACAGACAGTGGAGTTTATTCTGTGGAGTTCAACAGCAAACTGTTTGACAAGACATATACACTGTCTGTTATca ACTCAGTCCGCAAACCCACAATCACTTCTTCCTGTAACCCAGACAAAACCTTCTGCACTCTGACCTGTGAAGGCGACACCACTGATGCTGAACCTGTCACCTACAGCTGGAAAGTGGGAGAGGGGGCGTGGGAGGTCTTAGACAAACAGATGAATGTCTCTAAGAGCGACACTGGCAATTCAACCAACTGTTACAAGTACATCTGCAAGCTGAAGAACTCTGTTAGTGGGGACGTCAGTGAGCCAGTTGGAGAGGTGTTTGGTCCAG AGCCTTCTACagttggtggtgttgttggtggtgttgtcCGTGGTTTACTTGTCACAACGCTTGCTATCACCATAATAG
- the LOC115179340 gene encoding uncharacterized protein LOC115179340 isoform X4 — translation MLLSKQTNLLANMPKLTLIELCFWIYVAQNVVSGGDLYHKVGGELVLKPDKSTVPDPITSILWKHGKYKVAEWDNAFGGLDIYAAFKDRTTLDQTTGELRISGLMKTDSGVYSVEFNSKLFDKTYTLSVINAVHKPTITSSCNPDKTICTLTCEGDTTDAEPVTYSWKVGEGAWEVLGKQLIFSKSNTGKSNSGYKYICKLKNAVSGDVSEPVGEVFCSGDLYHKVGGELVLKPDKSTVTDPITSILWKHGKYKVAEWDKDFGGLDIYAAFKDRTTLDQTTGELRISGLMKTDSGVYSVEFNSKLFDKTYTLSVINSVRKPTITSSCNPDKTFCTLTCEGDTTDAEPVTYSWKVGEGAWEVLGKQLIFSKSNTGKSNSGYKYICKLKNAVSGDVSEPVGEVFCSGDLYHKVGGELVLKPDKSTVTDPITSILWKHGKYKVAEWDKDFGGLDIYAAFKDRTTLDQTTGELRISGLMKTDSGVYSVEFNSKLFDKTYTLSVINSVRKPTITSSCNPDKTFCTLTCEGDTTDAEPVTYSWKVGEGAWEVLDKQMNVSKSDTGNSTNCYKYICKLKNSVSGDVSEPVGEVFGPGMLVWKKKKEHPDDTMREILSKVFCGMCAKSSDGNNQTTEANPFME, via the exons ATGTTATTATCTAAACAAACAAACTTATTAGCAAATATGCCCAAACTAACGCTCATCGAATTGTGCTTCTGGATTTATGTGGCGCAAAATGTGGTTTCCGGAG GTGATCTTTACCATAAAGTGGGTGGTGAGCTCGTGTTGAAACCAGACAAGTCCACAGTGCCTGACCCCATCACAAGCATCCTATGGAAGCATGGGAAGTACAAGGTGGCAGAGTGGGACAATGCTTTTGGTGGTCTGGACATCTATGCTGCCTTCAAAGATCGCAcaaccctggaccagactactggaGAGCTGAGAATCAGTGGATTGATGAAAACAGACAGTGGAGTTTATTCTGTGGAGTTCAACAGCAAACTGTTTGACAAAACATATACACTGTCTGTTATCA ACGCAGTCCATAAACCCACAATCACTTCTTCCTGTAACCCAGACAAAACCATCTGCACTCTGACCTGTGAGGGGGACACCACTGATGCTGAACCTGTCACCTACAGCTGGAAAGTGGGAGAGGGGGCGTGGGAGGTCTTAGGCAAACAGCTGATTTTCTCTAAGAGCAACACTGGCAAATCAAACAGCGGTTACAAGTACATCTGCAAGCTGAAGAACGCTGTTAGTGGGGACGTCAGTGAGCCAGTTGGAGAGGTGTTTTGTTCAGGT GATCTTTATCATAAAGTGGGTGGTGAGCTCGTGTTGAAACCAGACAAGTCCACAGTGACTGACCCCATCACAAGCATCCTATGGAAGCATGGGAAGTACAAGGTGGCAGAGTGGGACAAGGATTTTGGTGGTCTGGACATCTATGCTGCCTTCAAAGATCGCAcaaccctggaccagactactggaGAGCTGAGAATCAGTGGATTGATGAAAACAGACAGTGGAGTTTATTCTGTGGAGTTCAACAGCAAACTGTTTGACAAGACATATACACTGTCTGTTATca ACTCAGTCCGCAAACCCACAATCACTTCTTCCTGTAACCCAGACAAAACCTTCTGCACTCTGACCTGTGAAGGCGACACCACTGATGCTGAACCTGTCACCTACAGCTGGAAAGTGGGAGAGGGGGCGTGGGAGGTCTTAGGCAAACAGCTGATTTTCTCTAAGAGCAACACTGGCAAATCAAACAGCGGTTACAAGTACATCTGCAAGCTGAAGAACGCTGTTAGTGGGGACGTCAGTGAGCCAGTTGGAGAGGTGTTTTGTTCAGGT GATCTTTATCATAAAGTGGGTGGTGAGCTCGTGTTGAAACCAGACAAGTCCACAGTGACTGACCCCATCACAAGCATCCTATGGAAGCATGGGAAGTACAAGGTGGCAGAGTGGGACAAGGATTTTGGTGGTCTGGACATCTATGCTGCCTTCAAAGATCGCAcaaccctggaccagactactggaGAGCTGAGAATCAGTGGATTGATGAAAACAGACAGTGGAGTTTATTCTGTGGAGTTCAACAGCAAACTGTTTGACAAGACATATACACTGTCTGTTATca ACTCAGTCCGCAAACCCACAATCACTTCTTCCTGTAACCCAGACAAAACCTTCTGCACTCTGACCTGTGAAGGCGACACCACTGATGCTGAACCTGTCACCTACAGCTGGAAAGTGGGAGAGGGGGCGTGGGAGGTCTTAGACAAACAGATGAATGTCTCTAAGAGCGACACTGGCAATTCAACCAACTGTTACAAGTACATCTGCAAGCTGAAGAACTCTGTTAGTGGGGACGTCAGTGAGCCAGTTGGAGAGGTGTTTGGTCCAG
- the LOC115179340 gene encoding uncharacterized protein LOC115179340 isoform X7 gives MLLSKQTNLLANMPKLTLIELCFWIYVAQNVVSGGDLYHKVGGELVLKPDKSTVPDPITSILWKHGKYKVAEWDNAFGGLDIYAAFKDRTTLDQTTGELRISGLMKTDSGVYSVEFNSKLFDKTYTLSVINAVHKPTITSSCNPDKTICTLTCEGDTTDAEPVTYSWKVGEGAWEVLGKQLIFSKSNTGKSNSGYKYICKLKNAVSGDVSEPVGEVFCSGDLYHKVGGELVLKPDKSTVTDPITSILWKHGKYKVAEWDKDFGGLDIYAAFKDRTTLDQTTGELRISGLMKTDSGVYSVEFNSKLFDKTYTLSVINSVRKPTITSSCNPDKTFCTLTCEGDTTDAEPVTYSWKVGEGAWEVLGKQLIFSKSNTGKSNSGYKYICKLKNAVSGDVSEPVGEVFCSGDLYHKVGGELVLKPDKSTVTDPITSILWKHGKYKVAEWDKDFGGLDIYAAFKDRTTLDQTTGELRISGLMKTDSGVYSVEFNSKLFDKTYTLSVINSVRKPTITSSCNPDKTFCTLTCEGDTTDAEPVTYSWKVGEGAWEVLDKQMNVSKSDTGNSTNCYKYICKLKNSVSGDVSEPVGEVFGPDFCFQSLLQLVVLLVVLSVVYLSQRLLSP, from the exons ATGTTATTATCTAAACAAACAAACTTATTAGCAAATATGCCCAAACTAACGCTCATCGAATTGTGCTTCTGGATTTATGTGGCGCAAAATGTGGTTTCCGGAG GTGATCTTTACCATAAAGTGGGTGGTGAGCTCGTGTTGAAACCAGACAAGTCCACAGTGCCTGACCCCATCACAAGCATCCTATGGAAGCATGGGAAGTACAAGGTGGCAGAGTGGGACAATGCTTTTGGTGGTCTGGACATCTATGCTGCCTTCAAAGATCGCAcaaccctggaccagactactggaGAGCTGAGAATCAGTGGATTGATGAAAACAGACAGTGGAGTTTATTCTGTGGAGTTCAACAGCAAACTGTTTGACAAAACATATACACTGTCTGTTATCA ACGCAGTCCATAAACCCACAATCACTTCTTCCTGTAACCCAGACAAAACCATCTGCACTCTGACCTGTGAGGGGGACACCACTGATGCTGAACCTGTCACCTACAGCTGGAAAGTGGGAGAGGGGGCGTGGGAGGTCTTAGGCAAACAGCTGATTTTCTCTAAGAGCAACACTGGCAAATCAAACAGCGGTTACAAGTACATCTGCAAGCTGAAGAACGCTGTTAGTGGGGACGTCAGTGAGCCAGTTGGAGAGGTGTTTTGTTCAGGT GATCTTTATCATAAAGTGGGTGGTGAGCTCGTGTTGAAACCAGACAAGTCCACAGTGACTGACCCCATCACAAGCATCCTATGGAAGCATGGGAAGTACAAGGTGGCAGAGTGGGACAAGGATTTTGGTGGTCTGGACATCTATGCTGCCTTCAAAGATCGCAcaaccctggaccagactactggaGAGCTGAGAATCAGTGGATTGATGAAAACAGACAGTGGAGTTTATTCTGTGGAGTTCAACAGCAAACTGTTTGACAAGACATATACACTGTCTGTTATca ACTCAGTCCGCAAACCCACAATCACTTCTTCCTGTAACCCAGACAAAACCTTCTGCACTCTGACCTGTGAAGGCGACACCACTGATGCTGAACCTGTCACCTACAGCTGGAAAGTGGGAGAGGGGGCGTGGGAGGTCTTAGGCAAACAGCTGATTTTCTCTAAGAGCAACACTGGCAAATCAAACAGCGGTTACAAGTACATCTGCAAGCTGAAGAACGCTGTTAGTGGGGACGTCAGTGAGCCAGTTGGAGAGGTGTTTTGTTCAGGT GATCTTTATCATAAAGTGGGTGGTGAGCTCGTGTTGAAACCAGACAAGTCCACAGTGACTGACCCCATCACAAGCATCCTATGGAAGCATGGGAAGTACAAGGTGGCAGAGTGGGACAAGGATTTTGGTGGTCTGGACATCTATGCTGCCTTCAAAGATCGCAcaaccctggaccagactactggaGAGCTGAGAATCAGTGGATTGATGAAAACAGACAGTGGAGTTTATTCTGTGGAGTTCAACAGCAAACTGTTTGACAAGACATATACACTGTCTGTTATca ACTCAGTCCGCAAACCCACAATCACTTCTTCCTGTAACCCAGACAAAACCTTCTGCACTCTGACCTGTGAAGGCGACACCACTGATGCTGAACCTGTCACCTACAGCTGGAAAGTGGGAGAGGGGGCGTGGGAGGTCTTAGACAAACAGATGAATGTCTCTAAGAGCGACACTGGCAATTCAACCAACTGTTACAAGTACATCTGCAAGCTGAAGAACTCTGTTAGTGGGGACGTCAGTGAGCCAGTTGGAGAGGTGTTTGGTCCAG ATTTTTGTTTTCAGAGCCTTCTACagttggtggtgttgttggtggtgttgtcCGTGGTTTACTTGTCACAACGCTTGCTATCACCATAA
- the LOC115179340 gene encoding uncharacterized protein LOC115179340 isoform X1, with translation MLLSKQTNLLANMPKLTLIELCFWIYVAQNVVSGGDLYHKVGGELVLKPDKSTVPDPITSILWKHGKYKVAEWDNAFGGLDIYAAFKDRTTLDQTTGELRISGLMKTDSGVYSVEFNSKLFDKTYTLSVINAVHKPTITSSCNPDKTICTLTCEGDTTDAEPVTYSWKVGEGAWEVLGKQLIFSKSNTGKSNSGYKYICKLKNAVSGDVSEPVGEVFCSEDLYHKVGGELVLKPDKSTVTDPITSILWKHGKYKVAEWDKDFGGLDIYAAFKDRTTLDQTTGELRISGLMKTDSGVYSVEFNSKLFDKTYTLSVINSVRKPTITSSCNPDKTFCTLTCEGDTTDAEPVTYSWKVGEGAWEVLGKQLIFSKSNTGKSNSGYKYICKLKNAVSGDVSEPVGEVFCSGDLYHKVGGELVLKPDKSTVTDPITSILWKHGKYKVAEWDKDFGGLDIYAAFKDRTTLDQTTGELRISGLMKTDSGVYSVEFNSKLFDKTYTLSVINSVRKPTITSSCNPDKTFCTLTCEGDTTDAEPVTYSWKVGEGAWEVLDKQMNVSKSDTGNSTNCYKYICKLKNSVSGDVSEPVGEVFGPEPSTVGGVVGGVVRGLLVTTLAITIIGMLVWKKKKEHPDDTMREILSKVFCGMCAKSSDGNNQTTEANPFME, from the exons ATGTTATTATCTAAACAAACAAACTTATTAGCAAATATGCCCAAACTAACGCTCATCGAATTGTGCTTCTGGATTTATGTGGCGCAAAATGTGGTTTCCGGAG GTGATCTTTACCATAAAGTGGGTGGTGAGCTCGTGTTGAAACCAGACAAGTCCACAGTGCCTGACCCCATCACAAGCATCCTATGGAAGCATGGGAAGTACAAGGTGGCAGAGTGGGACAATGCTTTTGGTGGTCTGGACATCTATGCTGCCTTCAAAGATCGCAcaaccctggaccagactactggaGAGCTGAGAATCAGTGGATTGATGAAAACAGACAGTGGAGTTTATTCTGTGGAGTTCAACAGCAAACTGTTTGACAAAACATATACACTGTCTGTTATCA ACGCAGTCCATAAACCCACAATCACTTCTTCCTGTAACCCAGACAAAACCATCTGCACTCTGACCTGTGAGGGGGACACCACTGATGCTGAACCTGTCACCTACAGCTGGAAAGTGGGAGAGGGGGCGTGGGAGGTCTTAGGCAAACAGCTGATTTTCTCTAAGAGCAACACTGGCAAATCAAACAGCGGTTACAAGTACATCTGCAAGCTGAAGAACGCTGTTAGTGGGGACGTCAGTGAGCCAGTTGGAGAGGTGTTTTGTTCAG AGGATCTTTATCATAAAGTGGGTGGTGAGCTCGTGTTGAAACCAGACAAGTCCACAGTGACTGACCCCATCACAAGCATCCTATGGAAGCATGGGAAGTACAAGGTGGCAGAGTGGGACAAGGATTTTGGTGGTCTGGACATCTATGCTGCCTTCAAAGATCGCAcaaccctggaccagactactggaGAGCTGAGAATCAGTGGATTGATGAAAACAGACAGTGGAGTTTATTCTGTGGAGTTCAACAGCAAACTGTTTGACAAGACATATACACTGTCTGTTATca ACTCAGTCCGCAAACCCACAATCACTTCTTCCTGTAACCCAGACAAAACCTTCTGCACTCTGACCTGTGAAGGCGACACCACTGATGCTGAACCTGTCACCTACAGCTGGAAAGTGGGAGAGGGGGCGTGGGAGGTCTTAGGCAAACAGCTGATTTTCTCTAAGAGCAACACTGGCAAATCAAACAGCGGTTACAAGTACATCTGCAAGCTGAAGAACGCTGTTAGTGGGGACGTCAGTGAGCCAGTTGGAGAGGTGTTTTGTTCAGGT GATCTTTATCATAAAGTGGGTGGTGAGCTCGTGTTGAAACCAGACAAGTCCACAGTGACTGACCCCATCACAAGCATCCTATGGAAGCATGGGAAGTACAAGGTGGCAGAGTGGGACAAGGATTTTGGTGGTCTGGACATCTATGCTGCCTTCAAAGATCGCAcaaccctggaccagactactggaGAGCTGAGAATCAGTGGATTGATGAAAACAGACAGTGGAGTTTATTCTGTGGAGTTCAACAGCAAACTGTTTGACAAGACATATACACTGTCTGTTATca ACTCAGTCCGCAAACCCACAATCACTTCTTCCTGTAACCCAGACAAAACCTTCTGCACTCTGACCTGTGAAGGCGACACCACTGATGCTGAACCTGTCACCTACAGCTGGAAAGTGGGAGAGGGGGCGTGGGAGGTCTTAGACAAACAGATGAATGTCTCTAAGAGCGACACTGGCAATTCAACCAACTGTTACAAGTACATCTGCAAGCTGAAGAACTCTGTTAGTGGGGACGTCAGTGAGCCAGTTGGAGAGGTGTTTGGTCCAG AGCCTTCTACagttggtggtgttgttggtggtgttgtcCGTGGTTTACTTGTCACAACGCTTGCTATCACCATAATAG